Below is a genomic region from Halorubrum depositum.
GCCGCGTCGCGGGCGTCCTGCCCGGCGTCGCGCGTTCCCGCGCTCTCGTCGGAGTCGTCGCCGTCGTCGCCGCCGCCCCCCTCCCGAACCGGGGAGTAGCCCGCCGACTCGATCGCGTCGTAGAGGTCGGACCGGGAGGCGTCCGCGGGGTTGTACCGCACCTGCGCCTCGTCGGTCGCGTAGTTCACGTCGGCCTCGATCACGCCCGGCGTCGACTCGAGGGCCTCGGCGTTGGTCTCCGCGCAGTTCGCGCAGGACATGTCCGTGATCGCGACGGTGACGGTCTCGCTGACCGCGCCGTATCCCGCGGACTCGATCGCGTCGAATATCTCGCCGAGCGATACCTCCTCGGGGTCGTACTCGACGGACCCCTCGTCGGTGGCGTAGTTGGCGTTCGCCGAGACCACCCCGTCGAGGTCCGCGAGGGCGTCCTCGATCGTCGCCGAGCAGTTGGCACAGGACATGCCCGTGACGTTCAGATGAGCTGTTCGCGTTGGCATGTCTACTACTACGTGCCCCTCCCTTAGGCGGTTTTCTGCTTCGCGATCGGGGGTTTGGACCGGTCGAAATCTTCGATGCCAAAGGCGCTGTCGCGGGCGGGAGATGCAGAGAGGGGAGATTAAACAGGAAAAACCAGACCGATCGGCGAGGTTGTATGCAAATAGGAGGCGGTGGCGCGCGCCTTCGAGCGCCCGCTGGGCGCGGAGGCGACGCAAGCACCGCAGGGAGTTAGCGAAGCGAACGACTGAGGAGCGCAGCGAGCGTGCGCGCCCCTCACGGCTGGGGCTTTGGAGGTGGTCACCGCAGAGACATCACTCGCGTAAAGCCGATCGGCCGGAGCTTTGGAGGCGTTCGCCGACACTCCGCGGTCGACTGCGTAATCACCCGATTATATCCCTTCCTCCAGCCGCTGGTATCGCTCCCGGAACCGCGACAGGCAGGACGGACAGCAGAAGTGGTAGACGTCGCCGTCGATCCGCGCCGTCTCACCTTCGCTATCAACAGTATTCGAACACTCCGCGCAGGTCAGCGCGAACTCCACGCCCTCGATGGAGGGCGTCCACTCGAACTCGTCGACCAGCGTGACCGCGTACTCCTCGACGGCGACCCCCTCGAACAGCCCCTGCACCCACTCCCGAACGTTCCGCCCCTCGACCCGGCCGTACACGCGGAGGTCGCCCTCGGCCGTGACGAACACGTGCTCGACGGCGTCGGCGTCCCGCGTCCGGTCCCGCGCCGCGCCGAGCGCCTCCGGGCGGCTCGGCGGCAGTTCCACGTCGACCAGCACGGGGACGCCCGCTCGGAGCTTGGTGCGGTCGACGTCGACCGTGAACCCCTCGATGACGCCGGTCTCCTCCAGTCGGGTGACGCGGTCGGAGACCGCCGGCCCCGACAGCTCCACGCGCTCGCCGATCTCGCTGAACGGGCGCCGGGCGTCTTCGGCCAGCAGCGACAGGATCTCCAGGTCCGTCTCGTCGAGGTCGCGCATGCCCCACACGACGACCTCGCGACACAAGACCGTTGCCCCGTTCAGCTTCGGATTCCAAAGTCGAACGGTCGATTCAGCCCCAGTCGAGAAGCGACAAGCGAAAAACGTCCCCCACACGTACGATCGGGTGCCATGAGCCGAACGCTCACCGTCGAGGGGATGTCGTGTGACCACTGCGAGCAGAGCGTCGAGGAGGCATTAGAGGGCGTCGCGGGCGTCGAGCGCGCGACCGCCGACCGCGAGAGCGAGTCCGCGACCGTCGAGGGCGACGCCGACCCGGACGCGCTCGTGGCCGCGGTGGACGAAGCGGGCTACGACGCGTCCGCGTAGGGAAACCGAGCGAGCGCGAGCGACGAGCGGCTACCGGTTCAGCGTGTGGATCGCCTGCCCGCGGGCGTTCTCCGCGGCCTCCATCACCGCCTCCGCGAGCGTGGGGTGCGTGTGGACCGTCGCCGCCACGTCCTCCAGCGTCGCGCCCATCTCGATCGCGAGCGCGAT
It encodes:
- a CDS encoding AsnC family transcriptional regulator, which produces MRDLDETDLEILSLLAEDARRPFSEIGERVELSGPAVSDRVTRLEETGVIEGFTVDVDRTKLRAGVPVLVDVELPPSRPEALGAARDRTRDADAVEHVFVTAEGDLRVYGRVEGRNVREWVQGLFEGVAVEEYAVTLVDEFEWTPSIEGVEFALTCAECSNTVDSEGETARIDGDVYHFCCPSCLSRFRERYQRLEEGI
- a CDS encoding CopZ family metallochaperone; amino-acid sequence: MSRTLTVEGMSCDHCEQSVEEALEGVAGVERATADRESESATVEGDADPDALVAAVDEAGYDASA